From the Cucurbita pepo subsp. pepo cultivar mu-cu-16 chromosome LG05, ASM280686v2, whole genome shotgun sequence genome, one window contains:
- the LOC111795579 gene encoding rop guanine nucleotide exchange factor 1-like, producing the protein MASVSSDDGSDQLSDRCGSYSLSADVSESESCSSFSCRRFDGEGASSSMASSPHPVSGNFCFPPPVSLPVIGGKDVLVWDGKAKKRDDDLSEVEMMKERFAKLLLGEDMSGGGKGVCTALAISNAITNLSATVFGELWRLEPLAPQKRAMWHREMEWLLCVCDSIVELVPTVQPFPAGGTYEVMMSKPRSDLHMNLPALKKLDAMLLAMLDGFCHTEFWYVDRGIVLGDLNDCNNDFLPGGRPSIRQEDKWWLPCPKVPADGLSEDARKRLQQCRDCTNQILKAAMAINSNVLAEMEVPTAYMETLPRSGKACLGDIVYRYITADHFSPECLLDCLDLSSEHHTLEIANRIEASVHIWRLKDQKRSGHRSTGRRPTWSGKVKGMVAVPGKSHNMARRAETLLESLRLRFPGLPQTALDMAKIQYNKDVGQSILESYSRVMESLAFNIMARIDDVLYVDDAIKQCVEAESISLFNRGLGGLPIQKRMSPSPFSIHHSPFASPFGTPTFCSSTPIEGSPERLSPSPTVKRSSVKETPDVLRPDKHSQAAGNEKIWSYAGNLSGRRISGVTPERD; encoded by the exons ATGGCTAGTGTGTCCTCCGACGACGGCTCCGACCAACTGAGCGACCGGTGTGGTAGCTACAGTTTGAGTGCGGATGTGAGTGAATCGGAGAGTTGTAGTAGCTTCTCGTGCAGGAGGTTTGATGGAGAAGGGGCTTCCAGTTCTATGGCGTCCTCGCCACATCCTGTTTCTGGTAATTTTTGCTTTCCGCCGCCGGTTTCCTTGCCGGTGATCGGAGGGAAGGATGTTCTTGTTTGGGATGGGAAGGCTAAGAAACGAGACGATGATTTATCTG AAGTTGAGATGATGAAGGAGAGATTTGCGAAACTCCTCCTTGGTGAAGACATGTCAGGAGGAGGGAAAGGGGTTTGCACCGCCCTGGCTATCTCAAATGCCATCACCAATCTCTCTG CTACTGTATTTGGTGAACTATGGAGATTGGAGCCACTAGCGCCACAAAAAAGGGCAATGTGGCATAGAGAAATGGAATGGCTTCTATGTGTTTGTGATTCCATTGTAGAGCTTGTTCCTACGGTTCAGCCGTTCCCCGCCGGAGGTACTTATGAAGTAATGATGTCGAAACCACGCTCGGACTTGCATATGAACCTCCCGGCGTTGAAGAAGCTCGATGCGATGCTTCTCGCTATGCTTGATGGGTTTTGCCATACGGAATTTTGGTATGTTGATCGAGGGATAGTTCTTGGTGACTTGAACGACTGTAACAACGACTTCCTGCCCGGTGGGAGGCCTTCGATTAGGCAAGAAGATAAGTGGTGGCTTCCATGCCCTAAAGTTCCTGCAGATGGTTTGTCTGAAGATGCAAGAAAGAGGCTGCAGCAATGCAGGGATTGTACTAATCAAATACTCAAAGCAGCCATGGCAATCAATAGTAATGTTCTTGCAGAAATGGAAGTTCCTACTGCTTACATGGAAACTTTGCCCAGG AGTGGAAAAGCTTGCTTGGGAGATATCGTTTATCGCTACATAACCGCCGACCACTTCTCGCCCGAATGTCTCCTCGATTGCTTAGACCTTTCATCGGAGCATCACACGCTGGAAATAGCGAACAGGATTGAGGCATCGGTTCATATTTGGAGGCTAAAAGACCAGAAAAGAAGTGGTCACCGCAGCACGGGAAGACGACCAACTTGGAGTGGGAAGGTGAAAGGTATGGTTGCTGTCCCTGGGAAAAGTCACAATATGGCCCGGAGAGCAGAGACACTGCTTGAAAGTCTAAGACTAAGATTTCCAGGGTTACCACAGACAGCATTGGACATGGCCAAAATCCAATATAACAAA GATGTGGGGCAGTCAATTCTCGAAAGCTACTCAAGGGTGATGGAGAGTTTGGCTTTCAACATCATGGCACGTATCGACGACGTTCTATACGTCGACGACGCAATCAAACAATGTGTCGAAGCAGAGTCGATCTCCCTTTTCAACAGAGGTTTGGGTGGCCTTCCAATCCAGAAACGTATGTCTCCCAGCCCCTTCTCAATCCACCACAGCCCATTTGCTTCTCCATTTGGAACTCCAACTTTCTGCTCCTCTACTCCCATTGAAGGAAGCCCAGAAAGACTCTCCCCATCCCCAACTGTAAAAAGAAGCAGCGTCAAAGAAACACCAGATGTTCTAAGACCTGACAAACACAGCCAAGCTGCTGGTAATGAGAAAATTTGGTCATATGCTGGGAACCTCAGTGGTAGAAGAATTTCTGGAGTCACTCCAGAACGAGACTGA
- the LOC111794375 gene encoding F-box protein SKIP23-like, with protein MADWSLLPKDLLYLIAQCFATPFDAMRFRSVCSSWRSVVSPRRHRSPGRFPFLPNHGISDTTWGFYLTKRSVFRIGSPMDRSTAHSNDWLIKVEEDVYGRNKLANPLSKSSYTPLPKNFPKVLDLLIFPAFELCQEYVLHYLNFWPVSNRTGDASDLYREKVAYKCLNYDGSEFVLITIHVSGKLAMFKSGDGRWSMIPHSVLPYDDVMLFKGEFYAVDNSGATFLVESQDKITLVAEPVFGGDKKILVESNGELFLVDMYLTIDSKENFVLDDENPESILHEKTVGFKVFKLRDDGSKKWIVVRDLGDTILFLGENCSFSASASGLSRCKGNCIVFIDGFPCPFEEDDGEFKGSDISIFYLEDGSISPLSRHAEYSLLFWPPPSWITSMSGI; from the exons ATGGCGGATTGGTCTCTTCTCCCCAAGGATCTCCTCTATCTCATTGCCCAATGTTTCGCAACTCCTTTCGACGCGATGCGTTTTCGATCGGTCTGTTCCTCCTGGAGATCCGTCGTCTCCCCCAGACGCCATAGATCACCAGGTCGATTCCCATTTCTTCCAAATCACGGCATTTCAGACACTACGTGGGGTTTCTATCTCACTAAACGCTCCGTATTTCGTATTGGATCTCCTATGGATCGATCAACGGCGCATTCAAACGACTGGTTGATCAAGGTCGAAGAAGATGTGTACGGAAGGAATAAGCTAGCAAATCCGCTGTCTAAGTCTAGCTACACTCCATTGCCGAAAAATTTCCCCAAGGTATTGGACTTGTTGATTTTTCCGGCTTTTGAACTCTGTCAGGAATATGTGTTGCATTACCTTAATTTTTGGCCTGTGAGTAATCGGACTGGCGATGCCAGTGACTTGTATAGGGAGAAGGTCGCTTATAAGTGTTTGAATTACGATGGCAGTGAATTTGTTTTGATTACTATTCATGTTTCTGGAAAATTGGCTATGTTTAAGTCGGGGGATGGGCGGTGGAGTATGATCCCTCACTCTGTGTTGccttatgatgatgtgatgctGTTTAAAGGGGAGTTCTATGCGGTTGATAATTCTGGGGCCACCTTCCTGGTGGAATCTCAAGATAAAATCACTTTGGTGGCTGAACCTGTATTTGGTGGTGACAAGAAGATTTTGGTGGAATCCAATGGTGAGCTGTTCTTGGTCGATATGTACTTAACCATAGACTCCaaagagaattttgttttggatgatgaaaatccTGAAAGTATTCTACATGAAAAAACAGTTGGGTTTAAGGTTTTCAAGCTGAGAGATGATGGAAGTAAGAAGTGGATTGTGGTCCGTGACTTGGGTGACACGATACTGTTCTTGGGTGAAAATTGCTCTTTTTCTGCATCAGCTTCAGGATTATCTCGTTGTAAAGGAAATTGCATAGTCTTTATTGACGGTTTCCCCTGTCCCTTTGAGGAAGACGATGGTGAGTTTAAGGGTAGTGACATTTCTATATTTTACTTGGAGGATGGAAGCATATCGCCTTTATCTCGCCACGCTGAGTATTCATTGTTGTTCTGGCCACCCCCATCTTGGATCACATCCATGTCAGGA ATTTAG